In the Bacillus tuaregi genome, one interval contains:
- a CDS encoding PTS transporter subunit IIBC — protein sequence MKLKSFDFWQKFGKALLVVVAVMPAAGIMISLGKLVGMFSVDIALLKTIAIVMEEIGWGIIGNLHVLFAVAIGGSWAKERAGGAFAALIAFILINRITGAIFGVNGTMLSDPEATVASLFGSELVVSDYFVSILGAPALNMGVFVGIISGFLGATLFNKYYNFDKLPQSLAFFNGKRFVPFVVIAGSVITALILSLVWPFIQGLLNDFGRWIASSRDTAPVIAPFIFGSLERLLLPFGLHHMLTVPMNYTELGGTYTILTGSSAGTVVAGQDPLWLAWIADLNNMLAAGDTAGYKALLEDVVPARFKVGQMILSCASLIGIAIAMYRNVDKDKRAKYKSMFFSAGLAVFLTGVTEPIEFMFMFVAPVLYVVYAIMTGLAFAVVDLVHIRIHSFGFIEFLTRTPMILKAGLWLDLVYFVVACLIFFALNYTVANFIIKKLKYATPGRLGNYIEDETGQAGKMSSNEQDGSLATAIIGLLGGKENIEEVDACMTRLRVTIKNVNLVAAEQEWKLHGALGLIIKGKGVQAIYGPKADVLKSDIQDRIGA from the coding sequence ATGAAACTAAAATCCTTTGATTTTTGGCAAAAGTTTGGAAAAGCTTTACTAGTTGTTGTAGCTGTTATGCCCGCAGCCGGAATTATGATTTCACTTGGAAAATTAGTAGGGATGTTCAGTGTAGATATCGCCTTACTAAAAACGATTGCGATTGTAATGGAAGAAATCGGCTGGGGGATTATTGGAAATCTTCATGTCCTGTTCGCCGTTGCCATTGGTGGTTCGTGGGCGAAGGAGCGGGCCGGCGGAGCCTTTGCTGCTTTAATAGCTTTTATTCTTATAAACCGAATCACAGGTGCTATCTTTGGTGTAAACGGTACCATGCTGTCAGACCCAGAAGCGACCGTTGCTTCCTTATTTGGCAGTGAATTAGTTGTTTCAGATTATTTCGTATCCATACTTGGTGCGCCTGCACTAAATATGGGTGTGTTTGTTGGAATTATCTCCGGTTTCCTAGGAGCCACATTATTTAATAAGTACTATAATTTTGATAAGCTTCCACAGTCCCTTGCGTTCTTTAACGGAAAAAGATTTGTTCCTTTCGTTGTGATTGCAGGCTCTGTTATTACTGCACTTATTCTTTCACTAGTATGGCCATTCATTCAAGGCTTGCTAAATGATTTTGGACGCTGGATTGCTTCATCACGTGATACGGCTCCAGTTATCGCTCCATTTATTTTTGGTTCATTAGAGCGCTTATTGCTGCCATTTGGCCTGCATCATATGCTGACCGTGCCAATGAACTATACCGAGCTTGGTGGAACCTATACGATATTAACAGGTTCAAGTGCTGGAACGGTCGTGGCTGGTCAGGACCCACTTTGGCTTGCCTGGATTGCTGATTTAAATAATATGTTAGCAGCTGGAGACACAGCTGGATATAAAGCGTTATTAGAGGATGTAGTACCTGCCCGTTTTAAAGTTGGACAAATGATTCTTTCCTGTGCGTCCTTAATCGGGATTGCGATTGCGATGTACCGTAATGTCGATAAGGACAAGCGTGCAAAGTATAAGTCTATGTTCTTTTCTGCAGGACTAGCTGTATTTTTAACAGGTGTTACAGAGCCAATTGAATTTATGTTTATGTTTGTTGCACCCGTGCTATATGTTGTTTATGCGATTATGACTGGACTTGCCTTTGCGGTTGTCGATTTAGTTCATATCCGAATTCATTCCTTTGGCTTTATTGAATTTTTAACAAGAACACCAATGATCTTAAAGGCAGGCCTCTGGTTAGACCTTGTGTACTTTGTTGTTGCTTGCTTGATTTTCTTTGCTTTAAACTATACCGTTGCTAATTTTATCATTAAAAAATTAAAATACGCGACACCAGGACGTTTAGGTAACTATATTGAAGACGAGACAGGACAAGCAGGGAAGATGAGTTCAAATGAACAAGACGGCTCTCTTGCAACCGCAATTATTGGATTACTTGGCGGAAAAGAAAATATTGAAGAAGTGGATGCATGCATGACTC